One window of the Rhipicephalus sanguineus isolate Rsan-2018 chromosome 4, BIME_Rsan_1.4, whole genome shotgun sequence genome contains the following:
- the LOC119391152 gene encoding uncharacterized protein LOC119391152 — MDRLKLKRSALRTQVTKLISEAELFLASHANDGALSVLSARLSALQIQLNEVDNAIEPLVVDEDAEQNYIRTIEYNDRIVACIAKLSQEAEEQKAKKQAEMAATRAPTDGPPRAAQTHVKLPKLELQRFSGASTEWQSFWEQFERAVHENDTLSDSEKFLYLRASLSGKAASAIDGIQVTGANYNTAIELLKERFGRRDVLIQEHLTQLLELPPVRNENEVIGLRRLYDHLQRNIAALAALGVKTDGYGALLCSALLRILPSELVVNYHKGLSADSKEEGIGIESLRAFLKTEVESREKALQTGHSEVKGSSSKHRDKEKIRTPKGSAASLFSAGKSKQIDSCAFCDAKNHTTHECQAQMSLDEKKKRLTAVGRCFRCGVKGHMSKQCRNKRLSCKHCGRRHLSQMCDPTWRQPENTAAELHSSAEQKSENVPTVLLQTAQVWAEGRGRALTRLLFDGGSQRSFVTKKLSRELQLEVIGEEDITIYPFGGSGNIREF; from the coding sequence ATGGACCGGCTCAAGCTAAAAAGGAGCGCCTTGAGAACTCAGGTGACCAAACTTATTTCCGAGGCAGAATTGTTCTTGGCGAGCCATGCGAACGACGGAGCTCTCAGTGTCTTGTCGGCCAGGCTAAGTGCACTCCAAATACAACTAAACGAAGTGGACAATGCCATTGAACCACTAGTTGTTGACGAAGACGCGGAGCAAAACTACATAAGAACTATCGAGTACAACGACCGGATCGTCGCATGCATCGCGAAACTCAGCCAAGAAGCCGAAGAGCAAAAGGCAAAAAAACAAGCGGAAATGGCCGCGACGCGGGCGCCGACCGACGGCCCTCCGAGGGCTGCGCAGACCCACGTTAAACTACCGAAGCTCGAGTTACAGCGATTTAGCGGCGCTTCCACGGAGTGGCAGTCCttctgggagcagtttgagaGGGCGGTGCACGAAAACGACACCCTCTCCGACTCTGAGAAGTTTCTGTACTTGCGGGCGTCACTTTCTGGGAAGGCTGCTTCGGCCATCGACGGCATCCAGGTGACGGGAGCTAATTACAACACAGCCATCGAGCTCCTTAAAGAGCGCTTCGGTCGACGAGACGTGCTCATACAAGAACATCTAACTCAGTTGCTCGAGTTGCCACCAGTACGCAACGAGAATGAGGTTATCGGCCTACGTCGACTCTATGACCATCTGCAGCGCAACATAGCCGCTCTCGCAGCGCTTGGAGTCAAAACAGATGGCTACGGTGCCCTGCTCTGCTCCGCACTCTTGCGAATTCTGCCATCGGAACTAGTAGTCAACTACCACAAGGGACTCTCCGCTGACAGCAAGGAAGAGGGGATCGGCATCGAGAGTTTACGAGCTTTTCTCAAGACCGAAGTGGAGAGCCGAGAGAAGGCACTGCAGACTGGCCACAGCGAAGTAAAAGGATCCAGCTCAAAACATCGAGATAAAGAAAAAATCAGAACACCAAAAGGATCAGCGGCTTCGCTCTTCTCTGCGGGCAAATCGAAGCAGATCGATTCATGCGCATTTTGTGATGCAAAGAATCACACGACTCACGAGTGTCAGGCACAAATGTCACTCGATGAAAAGAAGAAACGACTCACTGCGGTTGGTCGCTGCTTCCGGTGCGGTGTAAAGGGACACATGTCGAAACAATGCCGCAACAAAAGGCTAAGTTGCAAGCACTGTGGCAGAAGACACCTGTCTCAAATGTGTGACCCCACCTGGAGGCAACCTGAGAACACAGCCGCAGAGTTGCACTCTTCAGCAGAACAGAAGTCGGAAAATGTGCCTACCGTGCTGCTCCAAACGGCCCAAGTATGGGCAGAAGGACGAGGGAGAGCTCTGACGCGCCTCCTCTTCGACGGGGGTAGCCAACGAAGTTTTGTCACAAAGAAGCTTTCCCGCGAACTGCAACTAGAGGTGATTGGTGAAGAGGACATCACAATCTACCCATTCGGAGGATCAGGcaacattagggagttttag